One part of the Candidatus Mancarchaeum acidiphilum genome encodes these proteins:
- a CDS encoding glycosyltransferase, with the protein MGYSYYRNRRFSVRLFTVILFVILAFSGVGFSIYLFYVAKSLYVYVIAIGFLLLSVISGGFNLYASMFYYKSYFYKDFLRQINYKLNKKIPEKDLPTVAVAVPVYNENPKILKSTMENLSKMKYPKKKANFYLLDDSTDKRKAEIFKEFSKLYGFRYIHRKNRKAFKAGALNNLLGKMKEEYLAVFDYDEKLVNRNFLLDIIPYFNDKNVSYVQTKKDYVKTGELFPDSCTLFDSFFFDFIEPSRAMDNTAIFAGSCGIIRKSTLKLVGGFPEYIVEDTFFSFESNIRKFKGLYIPKIYALGESMKTFTDLAKQQWRYNYGDTQFLSYFLHRTKNVKTLKERADYFTHGFGLNYISVLVVLFTLISIFIVFSNVPFTALNFYKVLFAGGVVSSYLYLEIFGMVALVGSFLGPAIMTKIYFGSFKRGVMFYLLNFALAIIRTKAALSAVLHTNTKINWSRGNGSITNNLFYSIINTKVELGFAFFIFMLSYIASITNHVSGGVWLLMYGMLYLTTTIFTYKYK; encoded by the coding sequence ATGGGTTATTCATATTATAGAAATCGCCGATTTTCAGTTAGACTTTTTACAGTAATTCTATTCGTAATATTGGCATTCTCTGGGGTCGGTTTCTCGATTTACCTATTTTACGTTGCAAAAAGTCTATATGTATATGTAATAGCGATAGGATTTCTGCTTCTTTCTGTAATATCCGGAGGTTTTAACCTATACGCCTCTATGTTCTACTACAAATCATATTTCTATAAGGATTTCCTAAGGCAAATAAACTATAAATTAAATAAAAAAATTCCAGAAAAAGATTTGCCTACCGTAGCAGTAGCTGTTCCAGTATATAATGAGAATCCGAAAATACTAAAATCAACAATGGAAAACTTATCCAAAATGAAATATCCGAAAAAGAAAGCAAACTTCTATCTCCTAGACGATTCTACAGATAAGAGGAAGGCAGAAATTTTCAAAGAGTTCTCCAAGTTATACGGATTCAGGTACATACATAGGAAAAATAGGAAGGCCTTTAAGGCGGGAGCTTTGAACAATCTTCTTGGAAAAATGAAAGAGGAATACTTAGCTGTTTTTGATTATGATGAGAAACTTGTGAACCGTAATTTCCTTTTAGACATAATACCATATTTCAATGACAAAAATGTATCCTATGTACAGACAAAGAAAGATTATGTAAAGACAGGGGAGTTATTCCCCGATTCGTGCACCTTATTCGACTCATTCTTCTTTGATTTTATAGAACCTAGCAGGGCAATGGACAACACTGCCATATTTGCGGGTTCATGCGGAATAATAAGGAAATCAACACTCAAGCTGGTTGGAGGATTCCCAGAATATATAGTAGAGGACACATTTTTCAGTTTTGAATCAAACATACGCAAATTCAAAGGGCTTTACATCCCAAAGATCTATGCGCTTGGAGAATCGATGAAAACTTTCACCGACCTGGCGAAGCAGCAATGGCGTTATAATTACGGGGACACTCAATTCCTGAGCTACTTCCTACATAGGACTAAAAATGTCAAAACACTTAAAGAGCGTGCCGATTACTTTACTCACGGATTCGGATTAAATTACATATCGGTGCTGGTAGTCCTGTTTACACTAATATCAATATTCATAGTATTTTCCAATGTTCCATTTACGGCTTTAAACTTTTACAAAGTGTTGTTTGCAGGAGGGGTTGTGAGCAGCTACCTGTACCTCGAGATATTTGGAATGGTGGCCCTTGTCGGTTCATTTTTAGGGCCTGCGATAATGACTAAGATATATTTTGGATCATTCAAAAGGGGCGTAATGTTTTACCTTCTCAACTTTGCATTGGCGATAATAAGGACCAAGGCAGCATTAAGTGCCGTATTGCACACAAACACTAAAATAAACTGGTCAAGAGGCAATGGCAGCATAACCAACAACCTATTTTATTCAATCATCAATACCAAGGTAGAGCTTGGATTTGCATTTTTTATATTTATGCTTAGCTACATAGCAAGCATAACAAATCACGTTAGTGGTGGGGTATGGCTATTGATGTATGGAATGCTATACCTTACGACTACAATCTTTACATACAAGTATAAATAG
- the truD gene encoding tRNA pseudouridine(13) synthase TruD — MISVNKSKSFGKIKTAPEDFQVEEIEKGNKVLEIGKPLSDNPISDGASPSEGDFSVFVLQKTNWNTVQALIKIAKIFRHGKKSVGFAGTKDRNAVSTQMCSIFKVNPSDLLNLHVKDININGAWFSNTPIKMGDLLGNRFTVTVRDLKFADNIEGTDKTLGGLFPNYYGEQRFGMHGDNFDIGFDIIKGDYESAVMKFLTNTTNETNESAIYARKRLLEDRDFKSAFDYYPKYLKYEKMILEYLSKYPENYANSLRKLPRQLLLMFVHSVDSTIFNKELEERVKSNSISPLDSDLVCPKDGFGYPDMQKVMTYEEYKSNKNHDGTDPFIVGNIVGYNTKALNDVETGIMGSLNLDKGEFKIQGIPELACNGNYRVLFAPYNGFSYSINDSKDTAVLKFSLFSGSYATALLNEFLGNL, encoded by the coding sequence GTGATTAGTGTAAATAAAAGCAAGTCATTTGGCAAGATAAAAACAGCACCTGAAGATTTTCAGGTTGAGGAGATAGAAAAAGGCAATAAAGTATTGGAGATAGGCAAACCACTTTCTGATAACCCTATATCAGATGGTGCAAGCCCGTCTGAAGGCGATTTCTCGGTCTTTGTACTGCAAAAAACCAATTGGAATACCGTTCAGGCACTTATAAAGATTGCCAAGATTTTCAGGCATGGGAAAAAATCTGTTGGTTTTGCTGGGACAAAAGACAGGAATGCTGTGTCCACGCAGATGTGCAGCATATTCAAGGTAAATCCCAGTGACTTGCTTAATCTTCATGTAAAGGACATTAATATAAATGGCGCTTGGTTCTCAAACACTCCAATTAAGATGGGGGACCTGCTTGGAAATAGATTTACAGTGACAGTAAGAGATCTCAAATTTGCAGATAATATAGAGGGGACAGACAAGACTTTGGGTGGATTATTCCCTAATTATTATGGGGAGCAGAGGTTTGGGATGCACGGAGACAACTTTGATATCGGATTTGATATAATTAAAGGGGATTATGAAAGCGCGGTAATGAAATTTTTAACAAATACGACAAATGAAACCAACGAATCCGCAATATATGCTAGAAAAAGGCTGTTAGAGGATAGGGATTTTAAAAGCGCTTTTGATTATTACCCTAAGTACTTGAAATACGAGAAGATGATACTTGAGTACCTATCAAAATACCCAGAGAATTATGCCAATTCCCTACGTAAATTGCCAAGGCAGCTGCTGCTCATGTTTGTGCATTCCGTAGATTCGACTATATTCAACAAAGAGCTAGAGGAGAGAGTTAAATCAAATTCCATCTCTCCTCTGGATTCTGACCTTGTATGCCCAAAAGACGGCTTTGGATACCCAGATATGCAGAAAGTTATGACATATGAAGAGTATAAATCCAATAAAAATCATGACGGGACAGATCCTTTCATAGTTGGAAACATAGTGGGTTATAACACCAAGGCATTGAATGATGTCGAAACAGGTATAATGGGGTCGTTAAATTTGGATAAGGGAGAATTCAAGATACAAGGCATACCTGAACTAGCCTGCAATGGAAATTACAGGGTCCTGTTTGCACCTTACAATGGATTTTCTTATTCAATAAATGACAGCAAAGACACGGCAGTATTAAAATTTTCACTTTTCTCCGGTTCATATGCTACTGCTTTACTGAATGAATTTTTGGGCAATCTATAA
- a CDS encoding GrpB family protein, with amino-acid sequence MHHKEIDGKQKYVFKRYSPIYNSFFAVEQKRIYENIGRRTISIEHIGSTAVPDLGGKNILDIIIGIKVCRLKDFKELIKDLGYDFIEDSGTKRRLFFVRDTVYKGKNIRTHLHLVKFDKSDWKQKIAFRDYLIKHKNARIEYANVKKKAVKAANGNKEIYMKEKESFIKGITKKALKPSAERINKNKHYA; translated from the coding sequence TATACAACTCCTTCTTCGCAGTCGAACAGAAAAGGATCTATGAGAACATTGGAAGGAGAACCATATCTATAGAGCATATAGGCAGTACCGCAGTCCCAGATTTGGGCGGCAAAAATATACTTGACATAATTATCGGAATAAAAGTATGCAGGCTTAAGGATTTCAAGGAGCTAATTAAGGATTTAGGGTATGATTTCATAGAAGACAGCGGAACTAAAAGAAGGCTGTTTTTTGTGAGAGACACAGTCTATAAAGGCAAAAATATACGAACACATCTGCATTTAGTAAAGTTCGACAAGTCGGATTGGAAACAGAAAATTGCTTTTAGGGATTATTTAATCAAGCATAAAAATGCGAGAATTGAATATGCCAATGTTAAGAAGAAAGCCGTAAAAGCAGCAAACGGAAACAAGGAAATATATATGAAAGAGAAGGAATCTTTCATAAAGGGAATCACCAAGAAAGCGCTAAAACCAAGCGCAGAAAGAATAAATAAAAATAAGCACTATGCATAG
- a CDS encoding DUF424 domain-containing protein: MIYIKIHQAEEGDIIAACDESLIDKVLEEGEIYIDLKGYPEFYKGDLVDPKKYNLSTPLKELNSANIIGKESVDYMIEKGLIVAENVKYINGIPYAHSYVIKDEKK, encoded by the coding sequence ATGATATATATCAAGATACACCAAGCCGAAGAGGGCGACATCATAGCTGCATGTGATGAATCCCTTATAGATAAGGTACTTGAAGAAGGGGAAATTTACATAGACCTAAAGGGATACCCAGAATTCTATAAAGGCGATTTAGTGGATCCCAAGAAGTATAACCTAAGCACCCCATTAAAGGAGCTAAACTCTGCCAATATAATCGGGAAAGAATCAGTGGACTACATGATAGAAAAGGGTTTAATTGTTGCAGAAAATGTCAAATATATAAATGGCATACCGTATGCCCATTCCTATGTTATAAAAGACGAGAAAAAGTAA
- a CDS encoding GNAT family N-acetyltransferase, whose product MRIVRVKENRIKDVKALSQKYEFEVNRDWDNLLNGKETEIYILVDKGRTIGFTGLIHNDWNETLQILDIFIDPEIRNRGYGRQAISFLLGNAKRMHRYRCIIAEAPAKDNIDKFYAKLGFRKCGYNDRYYTNDDNGDIAIFMSYDLR is encoded by the coding sequence ATGAGGATAGTTAGGGTAAAAGAGAATAGGATAAAAGATGTAAAGGCACTTAGCCAAAAGTACGAATTTGAAGTCAATAGGGATTGGGACAACCTTTTAAATGGTAAAGAAACTGAAATTTACATATTGGTTGATAAAGGGAGAACAATAGGGTTTACAGGATTGATACATAATGATTGGAATGAAACCCTCCAGATACTTGATATTTTTATTGATCCTGAAATTAGGAATAGAGGTTATGGAAGACAAGCCATTAGTTTCTTGCTCGGCAATGCAAAAAGGATGCACAGATATAGGTGCATTATTGCAGAAGCTCCAGCTAAAGATAATATAGATAAGTTTTATGCCAAATTAGGATTCAGAAAATGTGGGTATAATGACAGGTATTATACAAATGATGACAATGGAGATATTGCGATATTTATGTCCTATGATCTCAGGTAG
- a CDS encoding MFS transporter: protein MSWIVKSLPYAILLFTIGFGWFGLAPLVPYLMHALSATEAEVLIILSSAYGGAFIVVGLISGWLSAKVSLKGTIILAAVLSFIGLVIRVVSPDYIIFLVASVIAALAYPLAMAPIGAVAVSIDKTKTQSITGMSLGGFFLGMAGGSLLNPLIYESVALRGTLAVTAILSLLALIYIIVGGKDYPSKYQQRSLRGVFKMGMVNNWYSGFIVPATTVMFGGIATGILLLHKLGAMAAVYGGLFGSLAFIGSALGTIILPAVFEKANKEKVGYISMSFLAFVFVLVMAYSLSYTVDIALIAAAFFFFGLFADTLWSMELEGVTKYVEDPAKAGFATSLMQVAGNFGVFIIPALLGPLFSVPSSVSIAIGVVAVLFFILFVASFFLRTDKVSPSGQQKPADSKPKAAKPSK from the coding sequence ATGAGTTGGATTGTTAAAAGTCTGCCTTATGCGATACTGCTATTTACTATCGGATTTGGATGGTTCGGTTTGGCCCCGCTAGTACCCTATTTGATGCACGCGCTTAGTGCAACGGAAGCAGAAGTGTTGATTATACTATCATCGGCTTATGGAGGTGCCTTCATAGTTGTAGGGCTTATATCAGGATGGCTTTCAGCCAAAGTTTCCCTAAAAGGAACTATAATTTTGGCTGCAGTCCTATCATTCATAGGATTAGTGATAAGAGTTGTATCCCCTGACTATATAATATTCTTGGTAGCAAGCGTTATAGCTGCCTTGGCATACCCTCTTGCAATGGCCCCTATAGGTGCAGTAGCTGTATCTATAGATAAGACCAAGACACAGTCAATTACTGGAATGAGCCTTGGAGGTTTCTTCTTGGGCATGGCTGGAGGTTCATTGCTTAACCCCCTTATTTATGAATCTGTAGCTTTAAGAGGCACATTGGCAGTAACTGCCATATTAAGCCTTCTGGCTTTGATATACATAATAGTAGGAGGCAAGGATTACCCTTCAAAGTACCAGCAGCGTTCCCTGAGAGGTGTATTCAAGATGGGAATGGTAAACAACTGGTATTCAGGGTTTATAGTACCAGCCACTACTGTAATGTTCGGAGGAATAGCAACAGGAATATTGCTATTGCACAAATTAGGTGCAATGGCCGCAGTATACGGAGGTTTATTTGGTTCATTAGCCTTCATAGGATCCGCACTTGGAACTATAATACTGCCTGCAGTCTTTGAAAAAGCGAACAAGGAGAAAGTTGGTTACATATCAATGTCATTCTTGGCATTCGTGTTTGTCTTGGTTATGGCATATTCATTGTCATACACCGTAGATATAGCATTGATAGCAGCGGCGTTTTTCTTCTTCGGGTTATTCGCAGATACACTGTGGTCTATGGAGCTTGAAGGAGTTACAAAGTATGTAGAGGATCCTGCAAAGGCCGGATTTGCTACATCCTTGATGCAGGTAGCTGGAAACTTTGGTGTTTTCATAATACCTGCATTGCTTGGACCCCTGTTCAGCGTTCCATCCTCGGTATCAATAGCCATTGGTGTAGTCGCAGTGTTGTTCTTCATACTGTTCGTGGCATCCTTCTTCCTTAGGACGGACAAGGTTTCACCATCTGGACAGCAAAAGCCTGCTGACAGCAAACCAAAAGCTGCAAAACCTAGCAAGTAA
- a CDS encoding nascent polypeptide-associated complex protein has protein sequence MMPNLDPRALKSMMSKMGITTLEVEADKVVISTKGKDIVIENPQVTQINAQGVVTFQIAGNVTEVSKEEEIGEIEVSDDDIAVVSEKTGITDKDLIRKALEESNGNIAEAILRLKEVN, from the coding sequence ATGATGCCAAACTTAGATCCAAGAGCACTGAAAAGCATGATGTCAAAGATGGGAATTACAACTTTAGAAGTTGAAGCTGATAAAGTGGTTATATCTACAAAAGGTAAGGATATTGTAATTGAAAATCCACAGGTCACCCAAATAAATGCACAGGGAGTTGTGACTTTCCAGATAGCAGGAAACGTAACAGAAGTGAGCAAGGAGGAGGAGATTGGAGAAATTGAAGTATCCGATGATGACATAGCAGTAGTATCAGAGAAGACCGGCATAACCGATAAAGACTTAATACGTAAAGCATTGGAGGAATCAAACGGGAATATAGCTGAAGCAATATTGAGATTAAAGGAAGTAAACTGA